The DNA region TTTTCTTGAGGGGGCTTTTGTTTCTCCATTGTTCGTATTGTCTCCTCTGCCACAGTGGCCCCTTGCCGAGGCTTTTCCACGATTCACATCCTTTCTTGGAAGGTAAACTGGGCTTCCAGGGAGAGCAGGTGGTCTGAACCCTGTGAAGCAGCGATCgacaaccggtggtccgcggaccactggtggtccatgaagtCCAagaggttggcgactgctgctgtGAAGAACCAAGGTGGCTTTCTATTCTCATGCTGGCAGGGAAGTTCACGGGACTGTGTCCCCAGCTGGAAAATGATgttgggaggggggcgggcattGCTCATCTCTGAGTCTCCACCAACTAAAATCTGCGATTCTTCTACTTTTAATCAAACTTACATCCCATCATCCAgacttttcacatttttaaaaaaagatttcatatACTTATAGTAAAATGTACAAATCTTAAGTGTGCAGCTCAATGAATTTTTACTTCTGAGACACCGGTATAACATATTGATCCCCCTAGAAAGTTCACAGATTCTAATAAGAGGCAGGTTTTGTGTGGAAATATCTGGCCCAAGTGAAATGATTCATAAATAGAAAAAGTTGAGTACTATATTAGTGTAGGTGGctagatattaataaaagaaGGGAACAATGGGAATCAAACGTTATTAAACCTAATAAACTGGAAAGCTGAATCCAATATTGGGCCAGTTTCACTAGAGAACTATAGCTTCACACAGTCCCGAGGGCAGTTACCTGAAGATTACTGGGGGGAAAGGTAGAACTTTAATAAAGGGAAAATTCCTCTGTTGGGCGCATGCCCAGTAGAAACCAAAATGGCACAGGGGAGATGCTTCTATGAGGCATGCACAGTAAAAGCCAAGATGGTAGCCACGGAGGCCTGCCTGTCCAGCCTGGGCAAAGTGTCGGATTGAATAAGGGACACAGAACCCCCAGGGAAGATTTAGGAAATGTATTGGTTAGGGAGAGAACCCCAAATgattgggaagttgattggttagtttgaaatgattggttagtttgaaagccCACCTGGTCCTCCCCAAGCCGGAGATAATATAACCCAAGCTTAACAAAGTGCTCTCTCACCTGGTAACATGTGCTTGCCCAGTGGCTTGTGCGTTTTCTCTCCATTGCAGCCATGTGGCCCTAGCAGGCACCTGGGGCCCATGGCAGACAGTGTGAGCCTGGGTACAGCAGCACCAGCCGAAGTGCAGCTGGAAGCAGGCTATGCTAGCTGGATGGGGACAGACAAAGACTGGAATGGACTCTGCCTTAACATGGGCCAAACCAATGGTGCAAAatgtctggacactggccctattCCTGGGCCTGATAAAGACCAGGTAGGACTTTTTCCATGATGGGATGGATGGAGATGAGACACCTGGGGTAGCCTTCTATTTCCACCCAAATAAATCTTACCACGAGACCTCATCCTCCCATGCTTTTCTCAAGACTCTGTGAAAGAATACCATTTCCACCGGCAACAATCACTGACATAAGTACTTCTGGTCAGTGACTTCAGTTCTCATCTTCCttttatagcaaaaataaaagaattatctCTACtggtgctgtccaatagaaatgtAATGCAAGGCATgtgggtgatttttaaaattttttagtaacaaactaaaaaaggaacagatgaaaaattttaaatatgttatttaacctaatatatccaaaatattactttaacatgtaatcaataccaaaaaaaagTGAGCTATTTTCTTATGTTGTCTTTGGAATCCAGTGTCTATTTTACACTTAATGCATGTCTCAGTTCATactagctacatttcaagtgttcagtaGCCACCTGAGACTAGTAGCTGCCATATTGGACAGCTAGGTCTATACTCGCCAGCTCTGATTCCTCTCCTACCATTTGCTCTTGAACCCCCTCATGTCAGACTTTTGCCTCCACCATTCCACCCAGTTTGTTCTTGCCAAGGTCATTAATGTCTTTCATGGTCTGTTCTCAACTGACCTGACCCATCAGCAGCACTTTGTATAGCAGATCACTCTCTTCTTGAAACACTTTTTTTCAGTTGACTTCTGAAATTTCTCTCTTGTAGTTTTCCCAGTAGCTCACTGCCTGCTCCTTCTCAGTCTTCTTTGCTAGTTCTTCATCTTTTTCCCAAACTTTAAATGTGAGGGTgcctcaggttcaattcttggaCCTCTTCTCTACTCTTTCTGTACTTTTGCCTTAATGATCTACATCactttcctgattttaaaaaccaTCTAAATGTGACAGCTGCCAAACCAAACCAGCTGCCCAGACCTCTCTCCTAACTCCAGTCTCCAGACTCAGGATATCCAGGTGCCTACTCAACATCCTCACTTAGACTTCCACATGTCTAACCTATCTCTGAATTCTTCTCCCACCCACTCAGCTCCTAAATGGCAACTCCATTCTTCAGTTGCTCAAGCCAAAAATTTTGGAGTCATTCTTGACTCATCTCCAATCCCCATACTCTATCCATCAGCAAATGAGTTCTACCCTAAAAATGTATCCAGagccctggtctgtgtggctcagttggttgagcataatCCCACGCACCCAGAGGTGgtcagttctattcctggtcagggcacatgcccgggtttccagcttgatccccagtatgggctgtacaggaggcagtggatcaatgttcCTATCTTcctgtccctttctccctctctaaaatcaataaaaacatatatttttaaaaatgtactcaggggaggagaaccaagatggcggcaaaggtaaacaactaaactgccgcctcgcacaacaatttcaaaactacaactaaaagacaaaacgtctaccacccagaaccacaggaaagctggctgagtggaagttttacaactaagaaggaaagagaaaggagcacaaacactgaaaagctgaggtatggaggcatgcAAATCTGGCTGGTGGTGGGCGACAGGGCACGCgtctttttttcaacccgaagggagacaagctcccgatcactctgaaatccagtttctggggacacgcgggggacccagacgcctatggggagaagctggactgtagGCCATTGGGTTGGAAAATGAGAGTGATTCTTTTGCAGAAGTGCGCCcagaaatcattgtttactgcgctggagcgtgggatgcggggacttggaaacgtggaaaggcagagacagctgacggcagccattgccagtttgccacgccctagcctagtgacggcctgagacccctcccccccccccccccccccccgccctgccctgagaccccgccccgcacattctacaaacccgcccaggctccacacagcggcttttgcatataaatggcctgttctgtggaagcttaaccaaataaactgcagctccattcagactgctccaaaaccaccaaaccccaagcaaagaggagaaaactagtttttgctgtagctcctgctgggtggcctcagacagtagctgacctgcaccccattggagatccagacactagtgtatctagtggtcggtgtgagacgacaccagatttcaactactctcataagggacgcattcaagaggcagactcaatgagcaccaaagacctactggaacaagtcctgccccataaacgtgtctccagcacagcaattcttccgttatagacacagcgggtcctcacagccaattggcctggaggtcaattcctcccagtgacaccaacagcaatcaagacttaactacaacaaggttgTACATACaggccacaaaggggtgcaccaagagtgtccacctcaggtaactgggaggctgacccattgaaccaataggacaaaTAGTACACAGCAGACtggaggaacgcaagaatcaagtcaaagatttggaatacaaagaggcaaagaacactcctccagagaagcaataagagaagagaattcagaaagttgaagatagtgtaagaagcctctgggacaacttcaaacgtaccaacatcagaattatgggggtgccagaagacactgaaaacctatttgaagaaataattactgaaaacttcccccacctggtgaaagaaatagacttacaagtccaggaagcacagagaaccccaaacaaaaggaatccaaagaggaccacaccaagacacatcataattaaaatgccaagggcaaaagacaaagaatcttacaagcagcaagagaaaaacagttacctacaagggagcacccatacggattatcagctgatttctcaacagaaaccatgcaggccagatgggagtggcaagaaatattcaaggtgatgaatagcaagaacctacaaccaagattactctacccagcaaagctatcatttagaattgaaggtcagataaagagcttcacagataagaaaaagctaaaggagttcatcaccaccaaaccagtattaaatgaaatgctgaaaggtattctttaaaaagaggaaaaagaagaaaaaagtaaagataaaaattatgaacaacaaatacatatctatcaacaagtgaatctaaaagtcaagtgaattaaaaatctgaggaacagaataaactggtgaatataatagcatcaggggcatagaatgggagtggattgataattctcagagggaaaggggtgtctgtgtggggggtacgggaagagactggacaaaaatcatacacatatggatgaggacagtgggggggggagaaggtaagggcagggggtgggtgggaacctggtggaggggagatatgggggggaaaaaggagaaacaattgtaataatctgaacaataaagatttattaaatttaaaaaaaaagaaaaagaaaaagaaaatgtactcaGAATTTGACCCTATCTCAGAGTGACTTTAAATGCAGGTCCGATCAGGTCATTCTTCTGTTTGAACTCTGTGATGACTCCAGTCTCACCAAGGGTGAGGTCCAAAGTCCTTACCATGGCCTCGCAGTGTCCTCATGATCTGGCCTCCTGCTCCATCTgggcctcctttccttcctctaacACCTTCTTTCCATTCTAGCCACTCTAACCTCCttattcttcctccttccccgctcttgcctcagggcctttgtgtTGGATTTTCACTCTGTATGGAATGTTCTTGACCCAGATATTCACAAGGCCAACAACCTGCTTCCTTCAGGCCTTTTTACTCAAGTGTTACCTTATCaatgaggccttccctgaccactacACAGCACAAGTATACATTATAGATAAAATAATGCCCTCCAGCATTCCCATCCCCTTAAATATTTATCCTTTGTAATTGCCACTATCTGACATTCtatatttacttgtttttgttaTTCTTCCCCTAATTTGAATGTAAATTCAGGGgctttgtctgtttgtttgtgactatattcccagtgcctggcacatagtaggtactctataaatatatgttgaatgaataaatgatactGCTTATAGATGAACAAGTCATCAAATGAATGAAGGATGAGTTTGGCCCAGAGTAGAAGAATATGGTTAAGGGGCTGGTTCTGAGCTGTACTGCCttggtttaaatcccagctctctCCTTGTTGGCTGTGACCATAGCAATTCCATTAATCTTTCTGTACCTCGGTTCCTTGTCTCAGTAATGAGAAGGGTGCCAATACCTCTCTTTGGGCTGTGTGAGGAGCATATGAGATTCTAGGCATGCAGCTGCCCAGGTGGTACTGCCCAGTCTGGTAAaagttagttatttttttattataccaTGTAATACCACTTTGGGAAACGTAACTATGTAAAACACATACAAATTAGGtggaagattaaagaaaattgaacTGCAGACCAGGATAGgggaattttattgtatttataaatgaaaaagtagGTCAAAAATTAAATAGGATGAACTGGATGCAGTTGTGTTTTGGCTCCAGGCAGCATAAAACACAGGCAGAATCTTCATCCTTGGGAATTCCTGctgcaggaagaaagaaaaagctcaATCATGGGGACTGAAGAAACGGCAGGTTAGGGCATGGACGGTTGAAACCAGGGTGATGGATGTTCCAGTGTTAAGACTGTCTGTCTGGGTCCCAAAAGGACCTCATTCTTGAGAAGagagcccttgtgcactgttggtaggatagtaaattggtgcagtcactgtgtaaaatagtatggagggtcctcaaaaagttaaaaatagagctaccccATGACTCAGCAATCCCCCTTCTGGGTCCTtacctgaagaaatccaaaaaatgaattcaaaaagatatatacacccctatgttcattgcagcattatttacaaaagccaagctatggaagcaacccaagtgcccatcagtaggccACTGGATTaagaagaggtggtacatatacacaatggaatattattcaaccataaaaaagaatgaaatagtaccatttgcagcaacatggatggtcctagaaggtattatactaagtaaagtaagtcagacagacaaaaacaaatgccgtaaaataaatgttaaaaagaacCTCATTGTTAGCCCCAGTTCTGCTGATCTTCCGCTGAGATCCCAGGCTGATCACTTCCCTTGAAGACACCTTCCGGAACACACATTCACCATATCCCTTATGTCTCTTACCATTTATCACAATTAAATAATCCACTGTATAAGTACTTGTTTAAGTTTTGTCCGTCTCACTGCATTATGAattccatgagagcagggaccaCTGCTGTCCTATTCCCTGCTATTCACTCAGCTCAGAGACTGGCACATAAAAGGCATTGGATGTTTTTACGGGCCAGGAGGACAGACAGATCTGCACCTCAGTTACTTTACAGGGCTGTTAGGTGGACAGCAAGGGTGGTGGGTGCAAAAGTGTGCCATCTGCCAAATCATTCGACTCTGCACTATCAAGGTAGAAGAACTTactcttattttatgttttcccagGCCCACCAGTTGATACCCTGGTATTTGCAGCAGTTGAGCTGGAGGGGGAACAATGGCCATAGCAGCCTCCAGGCCCCTTCCTGCTGCTCGGTGAATTTGAGCTCTGTGAAGCCTCTGGCTTTTAACCTGCAGGAACAAAGCCTGCATTCTTAGGACTTGGCCCTCCTTGGGGCCACTCCACCCTCCTGGGCCTTGTGGGAGCCATAAAGCAGGTGAATGATGACCTAATCCCAGCAGGAGAGGCACAAGGTAGGCATTATTCTTAGAGGCATTAGGGACCTTAGAGGTAGTCGGTGCTAACCCCCTCCTTTCACGGAGGAGGAAACTAGGCAGCCAGCTTGCTGTGTACAGTGAATTGGCTGCCGAACCAGACCTGGGGCTCAGGTGTGcatcctgcctcccagcctggttcTCACCCCTCCTGCCGCTGCCCATCAGCCTGCTGCTGCTTGTATCTCCACAGGACTGAGGTTGGTGAGATCTCTGAGCTCTTGGTGTCTAATTAGGTTGGAAGGAAGGTAAGGGAGCACATGGAGAGTTCTGTTGGGAACTGGATTTGCTTAATAGGTCCAGAAGTGCCTGGCAAAGTCATGCTGGGACACATTTGTGCTCACAGTTGAAAATCAGACTAAAAAATATAGCCGAGTTTCTCCCAACAGTTGTGTCATTCTTGGGAAACAGTTCGCTAAGTGGGCTTCTTGTGAAGAACTGAAGAGAAGCAGCAGGTCTCGGTTGGGCCTACCAGTCCCTGACTTGGAGCCAGCTGCTGTCCctttgcctcagttttcctcctctgtaaaatgggaaagctCATTCCTCATCTTCCCTGACTCCCAGTGGGAATGTGAAGGGCAGTGAGATGGGGTGTCATTCCCATCTCTCCCCCGCTTGAGTGCTGCACACACTAGTCTACCTGAGGGTGTTGGGAGGGGCTGGTCTTCCCTTGACTTTATAGTTTTGTGAACTTGGCAAGGAACCCAGAGCACACTCTCAGATCACGCCCAACAGAACCGCCCCAACACTTGTTAACATTCAGGTTCTTGGGTCCTATCCCAGAACGACTGGGTGAGTTATGTTTTTGGACACAGACGCTGAGCCCAGCCTCTTGCTACACAGGAGGCACAGCAGTGGATAAGATCCAGTCGCTGTCACAcattttctccccttcctccagtTCCTGATCTGTGTCAGGAGGGCTTGGCAGAGCCCCATGCTTTTGGAGAGGAGGagattctttcctcttcctgctgACTCTTGGGGAAGGAAGCTTTGGAGCTCCctagatatacatatacacacatgtgcatgcacacatacacatacacatacccatACATACATTTACACATGCATGTATTCCCACCTGAGCTTCTGCGACAGGGCCGCCAGGATGCTCTCCAATGCCATCTGCTTTTGGTCTTCCCACATGCTGTCCACCTGACGCCTAAGCCACACCTTTGCTCCTTGCTcctggtttctctctctattccatTAGAAAAAGAGACACAGCTGAGGTTGCTCTTTGGGTAGGAcgtggagaggcctgggaagggccAGGGCAAAGTGAGCAGAGCAGGGTGTGTCCCTGTTCTGATATCTGGTATCTAATCCAACTGAATTAGATGTAGCAACATTTAGGAAGGCAGTATACATGTAGTGAAGAGTATAGACTCCAAAATAGACGTTTGCAAAATAGCTACCCACAGATTACTTATTAATtgcaaaagggaaaatattaactTTTCTCCCAGCAGACACCATGttaaccaagtgatcaaagttATCACCAATACTGAGACAAATGGACCTCATGTGTCTCCTGAGACAATGCACTGAGAAGGACACTTCACTTCTGTTGCACACTCTGACTCTAATCATGAGGAAGTATCAGGCAAGTCCAATATGAGAGGCATTCTATAAACAACTGGACTTTACTAAACAAATTCGTCAATGGCATAAAAGACAAGAACTGTTCCTGATGAAAAAAACTGAAGAGCCATGACAACTAAGTACAACCCATGATCCTGGGTTGGATCCTGAAAGGACATTTTGGGATAACTGCTGACATTTGAATAGGGACCCTAAGTGATAATTATACTGTGATTAAGTAAGAGAATGTTCTTTCATTAGATATTGGGAGATACCCATAGTGGTATTTAAGGGTAAAGGGTCATGATGACTGTAATTTACTCTCAAGTAGttctgcaataataataataataataataataataataataagtgtgtttgcatgtgtatgTATAGGTCTATATCTAACTACAGCTATAGAGTAAGCAAATATGATAAAAATGCTAGAAATTATTGAATATAGGGAAGTGTATGTGGAAGTCCTTTGTACCATTGATGCAACTTctctgtaagtttgaaattttttcaaaatgaaaactgaaaaatgtaCGGGCTGTGGAATTAGGCTGCTTGGGTCCTAGATCTGCCACTCTTTGGGGTGTGTCCTTTAGAAGCTACTAATGGCTCCAGATGATGAGGGTAAGAGTCCTACTTTATAGGGTTGTTAGAGCAAGTAAGAAATGAGGAATAATGGCTAACAGTTCCAAGGGCTTACTGTGTCCAGCACTGTGCCAAGTGCATGTAAATATCCCAACACAGCCTTTGTTTCTGGCACAGAGTAACGGTCTACTGGTAACTACCATCAGTATTGTTGCTGTTGGAGCCCAGCATAGGGAGAAGCACATGACAAGTGTTCAGCAGTCATTTAATAGCTAGAGGTAAGCTGAGATTTGACACTGGGGTCCTTCTGCTGTGCTAGTCCAGAAATGACAGATGTTTTGCAGAGGAAGAAACCAAACTTAGTCCCTCCAAACTCTGATGCAGTTACAGTGTGGAAAGAAATTCCCAGAACTTCTGCTTACGCCTGCTGCCTGCTCATGATGTCCTGGAGCAGCTTGCGGGCAGACAGCTGGCCCAGCACCTTCCGATAGCTGTTGGTGAAGATGGCATCTGCATACCGTGGCATCCTATGCGGGAGGAGTCAAAGGTCAAAGGGTGGTggtgggcccaggtgaggggacAGAGGTGGCTGCATTCATTAGGTCTCTGTATCGCCCTTTTCCCTGTTCATCCCCAGAGAGAGCTGGAACCTGGGCTAGACAACCTCTTTGGAGCTCAGAGTCTGTCCCCCTCCCAGAGATGGCATGGGGGTTGCCCGAGGAGATGGCGGAGGCCACCTGATGGCTGGATTCTGCATCCTCTAAGCACCCCTCCTCCAGCAGGTGGTTTTGGGGTGGCGGAAATCCAGGCCCTGTTGGCAGGACCGCTTACCTGAGGGTCGGGGAGTGTGAGGAGCAGTGGCAGCCACCACTGAGGGTTAGGACCATGAGGAAGAACACCCAGAGCGGCATCCTTCGCCTTTGTGGTGGCACCTGGAAAGCGATAGGAGGGGAGGTCAGATGTAGCCATAGTCACAGGGATGCCCTTTGCTGGCGGGGCCCAACCCTAGGCTTGGCTTCATGCAGGCCTTGGTCCTTGTCCTGTGGAAGAGTGGGGTAGGAAGAAGAACCCAGACTCTggaagtcagacagacctgggttcaagttaTGCCTCTGCCAGTCA from Eptesicus fuscus isolate TK198812 chromosome 12, DD_ASM_mEF_20220401, whole genome shotgun sequence includes:
- the GHRH gene encoding somatoliberin isoform X3; its protein translation is MMAVLRSHGSKRRAEVRGTGAAPRSRGRPATSQVPPQRRRMPLWVFFLMVLTLSGGCHCSSHSPTLRMPRYADAIFTNSYRKVLGQLSARKLLQDIMSRQQAERNQEQGAKVWLRRQVDSMWEDQKQMALESILAALSQKLRNSQG
- the GHRH gene encoding somatoliberin isoform X1, whose protein sequence is MMAVLRSHGSKRRAEVRGTGAAPRSRGRPATSQVPPQRRRMPLWVFFLMVLTLSGGCHCSSHSPTLRMPRYADAIFTNSYRKVLGQLSARKLLQDIMSRQQAERNQEQGAKVWLRRQVDSMWEDQKQMALESILAALSQKLRLKARGFTELKFTEQQEGAWRLLWPLFPLQLNCCKYQAGIPKDEDSACVLCCLEPKHNCIQFILFNF
- the GHRH gene encoding somatoliberin isoform X2, translated to MMAVLRSHGSKRRAEVRGTGAAPRSRGRPATSQVPPQRRRMPLWVFFLMVLTLSGGCHCSSHSPTLRMPRYADAIFTNSYRKVLGQLSARKLLQDIMSRQQAERNQEQGAKVWLRRQVDSMWEDQKQMALESILAALSQKLSRNSQG